In Hamadaea flava, a genomic segment contains:
- a CDS encoding lantibiotic dehydratase, whose translation MRPPNDHVIPLPGTGWSVYRDALVRSAGFPVDGLDQLSSPGLAQAADSFLDGGADFAEELAAADLAAAEASTAIASGDRFRQAVRWQNPDVATTIEGSLRPGRTARRNYRERRRDEIVAKYWQRYCGKNDSIGFFGPMCWSTLAEDGPAVALRPGPAAERARAVHFEWWALTALADALAADPRLRWWFPVRLLPHLTLRDREIIAPGLPPRPVTAAAAALITAGQSSRPARVIADELVAAGVFHRLDDVYAQLGELAQGGLVRLGLDLPIDLSAERVLRAYAEGIADPADRAWAGERLSPLWTLRDRAAAAPTAETLAAALADLDEAFTEATGLPARRRPGQTYAGRTLCHVDTSRDLDVDFGPPLTQKLAALEPLLRSVRWLTARVADVHHDALAALHAELAADLGTPDVPLHDLWFLAHGVVFGAQRPSAPVVDEFLRRWRDLLGLSAADSAARELVFAADELAKQVEAAFEDSAPGWWTARIHSPDLHLIAVDEEALVRGDYRLVLGELHVAAPAFNTDFFRLGHPDSDRLAEDLRSDLPEPCVDLLLPDEWPRHSARNANWIKGRADVQLAFAPSAGADRARLRPVTELVVVAEPDGLVARAADSSSWPLLEVFAELLTIQTFDTWKLAGSAAHTPRVVVDDLVLLRETWRTTVEASGLADATGDRDRVLAVRRWRRDLGLPERIFVKIGTETKPFYADLAGLISIRQLCSAIRGARATGGDDVELTITEMLPTGEQAWLPDAHGRRYASELRLQLLDPLTPPHAGRMS comes from the coding sequence ATGCGGCCGCCGAACGATCATGTGATTCCCCTGCCCGGCACGGGCTGGAGCGTCTATCGCGACGCCCTCGTCCGCTCGGCCGGATTCCCGGTCGACGGCCTCGACCAGCTCTCCTCGCCGGGCCTCGCACAGGCGGCGGACTCCTTTCTCGACGGTGGAGCGGACTTCGCCGAAGAGCTGGCCGCGGCTGATCTGGCGGCAGCCGAGGCGTCCACGGCGATCGCGTCCGGCGACCGGTTCCGGCAGGCGGTCCGCTGGCAGAACCCCGACGTCGCCACGACCATCGAGGGCTCGCTGCGCCCCGGCCGCACCGCCCGCCGCAACTATCGGGAACGCCGCCGCGACGAGATCGTGGCCAAGTACTGGCAGCGATACTGCGGCAAGAACGACAGCATCGGCTTCTTCGGCCCGATGTGCTGGAGCACGCTCGCCGAGGACGGCCCGGCCGTCGCACTCCGGCCGGGTCCCGCCGCCGAACGGGCGCGGGCCGTCCACTTCGAATGGTGGGCGCTGACCGCGCTCGCCGACGCCCTCGCGGCCGACCCCCGGCTGCGCTGGTGGTTCCCGGTCCGGCTGCTGCCCCATCTGACACTGCGCGACCGCGAGATCATCGCGCCGGGCCTGCCGCCGCGGCCGGTCACCGCCGCGGCGGCCGCGCTGATCACCGCCGGTCAGTCCAGCCGGCCGGCCCGGGTCATCGCGGACGAACTGGTCGCCGCGGGGGTCTTTCACCGCCTCGACGACGTGTACGCACAACTCGGCGAACTGGCCCAGGGGGGACTCGTCCGCCTCGGGCTCGATCTGCCGATCGACCTCTCGGCCGAACGCGTCCTGCGGGCGTACGCGGAGGGCATCGCCGATCCCGCGGACCGGGCCTGGGCGGGGGAGCGTCTGAGTCCGCTGTGGACGTTGCGCGACCGGGCCGCAGCCGCGCCGACGGCCGAGACGCTGGCCGCCGCCCTGGCCGACCTCGACGAGGCGTTCACCGAGGCCACCGGCCTGCCCGCGCGCCGCCGTCCCGGTCAGACGTACGCCGGCCGCACGCTGTGCCATGTGGACACCAGCCGGGATCTCGACGTCGATTTCGGGCCGCCGCTGACCCAGAAGCTCGCCGCGCTGGAGCCGCTGCTGCGGTCGGTACGCTGGCTGACCGCCCGGGTGGCCGACGTCCATCACGACGCGCTGGCCGCCTTGCACGCCGAGTTGGCCGCTGACCTCGGTACGCCCGACGTCCCACTGCACGACCTGTGGTTCCTCGCCCACGGCGTGGTGTTCGGCGCTCAGCGGCCGTCCGCCCCGGTGGTGGACGAGTTCCTGCGCCGCTGGCGTGACCTGCTCGGGCTCAGCGCCGCCGACTCGGCTGCGCGCGAACTCGTCTTCGCCGCCGACGAGCTGGCCAAGCAAGTGGAGGCGGCGTTCGAGGACAGCGCACCGGGCTGGTGGACCGCCCGCATCCACAGCCCCGACCTGCATCTGATCGCGGTCGACGAGGAGGCGCTCGTGCGGGGCGACTACCGGCTCGTCCTGGGCGAACTGCACGTGGCGGCGCCGGCGTTCAACACAGACTTCTTCCGGCTCGGCCATCCCGACTCGGATCGGCTCGCCGAGGACCTCCGCAGCGACCTTCCCGAGCCCTGCGTCGACCTGCTGCTGCCGGACGAATGGCCGCGCCACTCGGCCCGCAACGCGAACTGGATCAAGGGCCGGGCGGACGTGCAGCTCGCGTTCGCCCCGTCGGCGGGGGCGGACCGGGCCCGGCTGCGCCCGGTGACCGAACTGGTCGTGGTGGCCGAACCGGATGGCCTGGTCGCCCGGGCCGCCGATAGCTCCTCGTGGCCGCTGCTAGAGGTGTTCGCTGAACTACTGACCATCCAGACGTTCGACACCTGGAAGCTGGCCGGCTCGGCCGCGCACACCCCACGGGTGGTGGTCGACGACCTCGTCCTGCTGCGGGAGACCTGGCGAACCACCGTCGAAGCGAGCGGCCTGGCCGACGCGACCGGAGATCGTGACCGCGTCCTGGCCGTCCGCCGATGGCGGCGCGACCTCGGGCTGCCCGAACGGATCTTCGTCAAGATCGGCACGGAGACCAAGCCGTTCTACGCCGACCTCGCCGGCCTGATCTCCATCCGCCAGCTGTGCTCGGCGATCCGGGGCGCGCGGGCCACCGGCGGCGATGACGTCGAGTTGACGATCACCGAGATGCTCCCGACGGGCGAACAGGCCTGGCTGCCCGACGCCCACGGTCGGCGGTACGCCTCCGAGCTGCGGCTGCAACTGCTCGACCCGCTGACGCCGCCGCACGCCGGGAGGATGTCATGA
- a CDS encoding non-ribosomal peptide synthetase yields the protein MGTQDPPQLAILRGRTVARELPHGLPGLIRAQARRTPDATALVDQDGRLTYQQLDAESDVIADDLAKVARPGDVVALDVPRSRAMVVAMLGALKAGTPFLPLSPDDPPARIATVLADARPVATLVDSASAGPAVRPGIPHPVAVTLTGADRPERPLIPVDGSHPAYVLYTSGSTGSPKGVVVPIGSLANRLLWMCGQYALSPADRCLQKGPLSFDASQFELWCPLLSGGQVVLPPPGAQRDPALLLDWITRYAITWCHFVPSMLAEFLRWPGVETATSLRLLFAGGEALPPDTVRLARKVLPARMVNQYGPTETTIDVAHWDCPDDPGRVLIGYPIDNCVLMVLDEDGRIASGDTPGELAVGGTPLATGYLGRPELTDSVFQPGPEGSGVDRVYRTGDRVRLTSGGLEYLGRGDEQLKLRGQRIEPGEVEAALRGVAGVLDAAVIAVEGTLWAYVTTGGEPLDEDTVKKQLRRRLPEAFVPSRFAVLPELPVTGNGKRDRRRLRELAVARSSAADDPAAARDSATHPVATRAAGAEADALSRAWSDALGTHPADEGARFLASGGHSLAAVRLSGAILARWGVHVPVTAFLTDDLSLAGLRELLAHSPSAPLATPMADTDEIDPEQRRLWLHHQLFPGVPAYNVIGVLGVGGRLDPGRLQAAWDDVVAAHEALRTTIADVDGRLRRTVHPGGSSVITVSDGDRDEFVANLSDTPFWPETLPLAVLGLHQGADGDTLVLVLDHLVADQQTLDILQADLVAAYQDPASIAARPNRRTPIRPELAERDRAYWREHLAGAPTTLDLPFTATRPERPTFRGAHVDADLGPAFTAWLGRHAPTPAAVVVAAYARVLADWAGVEDLCVGVPASGRLTPESQRAAGFFMRTLPLRLRVPADADTQSLIAPVAAALHRGIEHGSVPFDEIVTLAGAPRDPSRNPLFQVWFNDLTHGRPPSHLDGHALTEITPGVHWALFDVNLYLLRRPGGFRLRLVYATDLWDRRTAAEFLSQCRSTLESLGAPTESASPPIVEPIAGTPRDLVDAVLAQPTDRPALVTALGVQTYGELADHLRQAADLAAREPEGLVTVAATRDPSLAAAILGCWHAGRAPLIVDPAVPEQWRPAGPTPTGGAGHALLTSGTSGRAAVVLLPPEALPVSFHWYAESLGLSPSDVFCFTAPAAHDPMFRDLVLPLWLGATVHVPSPEVAGQPPLLAAFLRDTEATIVHMTPSQVRLLALTEVALPRVRHVVLHGEGSRPADVHAANRLAPNATVYDLYGATETPQAAHLARWDGDRRIALPIPHRRTEVIVRDAAARPGAVGEIVVGGQGLAIGYAGDPDRRPPTNPYRTGDRGRYTLDGDLTILGRADRQISWQGYRIELDGVERAFARVPGVTAVAVDLRANALIAWYAGSPDPTGLRDAVRTHLPVWATPAILMKLKELPVTANGKLDRAALPDPAPVHIPTQRTASDLATRIAVRATGLLAEHLPGSVIGPRTRFFEAGMTSLDLVRLHQVLVAEEGLEVDVVDLFDRPSPQDLADHLTASATPSARRVRRPRR from the coding sequence GTGGGTACCCAAGATCCTCCGCAGCTCGCGATCCTGCGTGGCCGGACGGTCGCCCGCGAACTGCCGCACGGGCTGCCCGGTCTGATCCGCGCTCAGGCGCGGCGTACGCCCGACGCGACCGCCTTGGTCGATCAGGACGGCCGGCTCACTTATCAGCAGTTGGACGCCGAGTCCGATGTGATCGCCGACGACCTGGCCAAGGTGGCGCGGCCCGGTGACGTCGTGGCGCTGGACGTGCCACGCAGCCGGGCGATGGTGGTGGCGATGCTCGGCGCGCTCAAGGCCGGTACGCCGTTCCTGCCGCTGTCGCCGGACGACCCGCCGGCGCGGATCGCGACCGTGCTGGCCGACGCGCGGCCGGTCGCGACGCTCGTCGACTCCGCGTCGGCGGGGCCGGCCGTCCGGCCAGGGATCCCGCATCCCGTCGCGGTGACGCTGACCGGAGCAGATCGACCCGAGCGGCCGCTGATCCCGGTCGACGGCTCGCATCCTGCGTACGTGCTCTACACGTCGGGATCGACCGGCAGCCCGAAGGGTGTCGTCGTGCCCATCGGGTCGCTGGCCAACCGGCTGCTCTGGATGTGCGGCCAATACGCGCTCAGCCCGGCCGACCGCTGCCTCCAGAAGGGCCCGCTCAGCTTCGACGCGTCGCAGTTCGAGCTGTGGTGTCCACTGCTGTCGGGCGGCCAGGTCGTGCTGCCGCCGCCGGGCGCACAACGCGATCCGGCGCTACTGCTCGACTGGATCACCCGGTACGCGATCACATGGTGCCACTTCGTCCCGTCGATGCTGGCCGAGTTCCTGCGCTGGCCCGGCGTCGAGACGGCGACGAGCCTGCGTCTGCTGTTCGCCGGTGGCGAAGCGTTGCCACCGGACACCGTCCGCCTGGCGCGGAAGGTGTTGCCCGCGCGCATGGTCAACCAGTACGGCCCGACCGAGACCACCATCGACGTCGCGCACTGGGACTGCCCCGACGATCCGGGACGCGTGCTGATCGGGTATCCGATCGACAACTGCGTCCTGATGGTGCTCGACGAGGACGGTCGGATCGCCTCCGGCGACACTCCCGGCGAGCTGGCCGTCGGCGGTACGCCGCTCGCCACGGGCTATCTCGGGCGGCCCGAACTGACCGACTCGGTCTTCCAACCCGGTCCCGAGGGCAGCGGAGTCGACCGCGTCTACCGAACCGGCGACCGCGTACGCCTCACCAGCGGCGGGCTGGAGTATCTCGGTCGCGGCGACGAGCAGCTGAAACTCCGCGGCCAGCGGATTGAGCCGGGTGAGGTCGAGGCCGCCCTGCGCGGAGTCGCCGGGGTGCTGGACGCCGCCGTGATCGCCGTCGAGGGCACACTGTGGGCGTACGTGACCACCGGTGGCGAGCCGCTCGACGAGGACACCGTCAAGAAACAGCTGCGCCGGCGGCTGCCCGAGGCGTTCGTCCCATCACGGTTCGCCGTCCTGCCCGAGCTGCCAGTGACCGGCAACGGCAAACGCGACCGTCGCCGGTTGCGCGAACTGGCCGTCGCCCGGTCTTCCGCCGCCGACGATCCGGCCGCCGCCCGGGATTCTGCGACCCACCCGGTCGCTACCCGGGCCGCCGGTGCCGAGGCGGATGCGCTGAGCCGGGCGTGGTCGGACGCGCTCGGCACGCATCCGGCGGACGAGGGCGCGAGGTTCCTGGCCTCCGGCGGGCACAGCTTGGCCGCCGTGCGGCTGTCGGGCGCGATCCTGGCCCGGTGGGGCGTGCATGTGCCGGTCACCGCGTTCCTGACCGACGACCTGAGCCTGGCCGGACTGCGCGAACTGCTGGCGCACAGCCCGTCCGCTCCACTCGCGACGCCGATGGCCGACACCGATGAGATCGACCCCGAGCAGCGGCGTCTGTGGTTGCATCACCAGCTGTTCCCGGGTGTTCCGGCGTACAACGTGATCGGGGTGCTGGGCGTCGGCGGGCGGCTGGACCCTGGTCGGCTGCAGGCTGCCTGGGACGACGTCGTGGCCGCGCACGAGGCGCTACGGACGACGATCGCCGACGTGGACGGGCGGCTGCGGCGTACCGTCCACCCCGGCGGCTCCTCGGTGATCACGGTGTCCGATGGGGATCGGGACGAGTTCGTAGCGAACCTCTCCGACACGCCGTTCTGGCCGGAAACGCTGCCGCTGGCCGTACTCGGCCTGCACCAGGGCGCCGACGGGGACACGCTCGTGCTGGTGCTCGACCATCTCGTGGCCGATCAGCAGACGCTCGACATCCTGCAGGCCGACCTCGTCGCGGCGTACCAGGACCCGGCGTCGATCGCCGCACGGCCGAACCGCCGCACACCGATCCGGCCCGAGCTCGCCGAACGGGATCGTGCGTACTGGCGCGAACACCTCGCGGGTGCTCCGACCACTCTGGACCTTCCGTTCACCGCGACCAGGCCCGAGCGCCCGACCTTCCGTGGCGCGCATGTGGACGCCGATCTCGGCCCGGCGTTCACCGCCTGGCTCGGCCGCCACGCGCCCACCCCGGCGGCCGTCGTGGTCGCGGCATACGCCCGCGTGCTCGCGGACTGGGCCGGCGTCGAAGATCTCTGCGTCGGCGTACCCGCCTCGGGCCGGCTCACACCGGAGTCGCAGCGCGCTGCCGGATTCTTCATGCGGACGCTGCCGCTGCGGTTGCGCGTACCGGCGGACGCGGACACGCAGTCGCTCATCGCGCCAGTCGCGGCCGCGCTGCACCGCGGCATCGAGCACGGATCGGTGCCGTTCGACGAGATCGTGACGCTCGCCGGTGCGCCCCGTGACCCGTCGCGCAATCCGCTGTTCCAGGTGTGGTTCAACGATCTCACCCACGGTCGCCCGCCGTCGCATCTCGACGGTCACGCGCTGACGGAGATAACGCCGGGCGTCCACTGGGCACTGTTCGACGTCAACCTCTATCTGCTGCGTCGCCCGGGTGGCTTCCGGCTCCGGCTCGTCTACGCGACCGATCTCTGGGACCGCCGGACCGCGGCCGAGTTCCTGAGCCAGTGCCGTTCCACGTTGGAGTCCCTGGGCGCGCCGACCGAGTCGGCTTCGCCGCCCATTGTGGAGCCCATCGCCGGGACGCCGCGCGATCTCGTGGACGCCGTGCTCGCTCAGCCCACCGACCGACCGGCCTTGGTCACCGCGCTGGGCGTACAAACATATGGCGAACTGGCCGATCACCTGCGGCAAGCCGCGGATCTCGCCGCGCGCGAGCCTGAGGGTCTGGTCACGGTCGCGGCCACCCGCGACCCGTCCCTGGCCGCGGCGATCCTGGGCTGCTGGCACGCGGGCCGCGCACCGCTCATTGTGGACCCCGCTGTGCCCGAACAGTGGCGGCCCGCGGGTCCCACGCCCACCGGCGGCGCCGGGCACGCGCTGCTCACCAGCGGCACGAGCGGGCGCGCGGCCGTGGTCCTCCTCCCGCCCGAGGCCCTGCCGGTCTCCTTCCACTGGTACGCCGAGAGCCTCGGCCTGAGCCCGTCGGACGTCTTCTGTTTCACCGCCCCGGCGGCGCACGATCCGATGTTCCGCGACCTGGTGCTGCCGTTGTGGCTCGGCGCGACCGTGCACGTCCCGTCGCCGGAGGTCGCCGGGCAGCCGCCCCTGCTGGCCGCGTTCCTGCGTGACACCGAAGCCACGATCGTCCACATGACACCGTCGCAGGTTCGGCTGCTGGCACTGACCGAGGTGGCGCTGCCCCGGGTGCGGCACGTGGTCCTGCACGGCGAGGGTTCCCGCCCGGCCGACGTCCACGCGGCGAATCGGCTCGCCCCGAACGCGACCGTCTACGACCTGTACGGGGCGACGGAGACGCCGCAGGCCGCCCATCTGGCCCGCTGGGACGGGGATCGGCGGATCGCGCTGCCGATCCCCCACCGCCGCACCGAGGTGATCGTCCGGGACGCGGCCGCCCGGCCTGGCGCCGTCGGCGAGATCGTCGTCGGCGGGCAGGGACTGGCGATCGGCTACGCCGGTGACCCGGACCGTCGCCCGCCCACGAATCCATATCGCACCGGCGACCGTGGACGGTACACACTCGACGGCGACCTGACGATCCTCGGCCGCGCCGATCGACAGATCTCCTGGCAGGGCTATCGAATCGAACTCGACGGCGTGGAACGGGCGTTCGCGCGGGTCCCCGGCGTCACCGCGGTCGCCGTCGACCTGCGGGCCAACGCCCTGATCGCCTGGTACGCCGGCAGTCCCGACCCGACCGGCCTGCGCGACGCCGTCCGCACCCACCTGCCCGTCTGGGCGACCCCGGCCATCCTGATGAAGCTGAAGGAGCTGCCCGTGACCGCCAACGGCAAGCTGGACCGGGCGGCGCTGCCCGACCCGGCGCCCGTCCACATTCCCACCCAGCGAACGGCGTCCGACCTCGCGACCCGCATCGCCGTACGCGCCACCGGCCTGCTCGCCGAGCACCTGCCCGGCTCGGTCATCGGCCCGCGTACGCGATTCTTCGAAGCCGGGATGACGTCGCTGGACCTCGTCCGGCTGCACCAGGTGCTGGTCGCCGAGGAGGGCCTGGAGGTCGACGTCGTGGACCTGTTCGACCGGCCGAGCCCGCAAGACCTCGCCGACCACCTCACGGCGTCGGCCACCCCCTCGGCCCGCCGCGTACGCCGACCCCGCCGCTGA
- a CDS encoding ABC transporter permease — translation MKLARDTWIIMVQSLTISLRQRLWGVIGLAQPLYFVILFGPLWERSLRMSEQDSYATFLPGIFIEVAVFGTLFAGIGLVGEARAGLIERMRVTPISRSALLLGRCARDILMLLVQAVILVLVAIPFGLPVKVVPLALTFLLMSTVAFVATSLSYALALAVESETTLASLANLINVPLMLLSGILIPIAFAPDWLQTLAKVNPVYYAVEASRGLFSGDVTTGALVRALAVVGGVGLLGGFWAVRRFSRAVS, via the coding sequence GTGAAGCTCGCCCGGGACACCTGGATCATCATGGTGCAGTCGTTGACGATCAGCCTGCGCCAGCGGCTGTGGGGCGTCATCGGCCTGGCCCAGCCGCTGTACTTCGTGATCCTCTTCGGGCCGTTGTGGGAACGCTCGCTGCGTATGTCCGAACAGGACTCGTACGCGACGTTCCTGCCGGGCATCTTCATCGAGGTGGCCGTGTTCGGGACGTTGTTCGCCGGAATCGGCCTGGTCGGCGAGGCCCGTGCCGGGCTCATCGAGCGCATGCGGGTGACCCCGATCAGCCGGTCGGCGCTGCTGCTCGGCCGGTGCGCCCGCGACATCCTGATGCTGCTGGTCCAGGCGGTGATCCTGGTGTTGGTGGCGATCCCGTTCGGGCTGCCGGTCAAGGTCGTCCCGCTCGCGTTGACGTTCCTGCTGATGTCCACGGTCGCGTTCGTGGCCACCTCGCTGTCGTACGCGCTCGCGCTGGCGGTCGAGTCGGAGACCACCCTCGCCTCGCTGGCGAACCTGATCAACGTTCCGCTGATGCTGCTGTCGGGCATCCTGATCCCGATCGCCTTCGCCCCGGACTGGCTGCAGACCCTGGCCAAGGTGAACCCGGTGTACTACGCGGTCGAGGCTTCACGCGGGCTGTTCTCCGGCGACGTCACCACCGGCGCGCTGGTGCGGGCGCTGGCGGTGGTGGGCGGCGTCGGCTTGCTGGGCGGATTCTGGGCGGTACGCCGCTTCTCCCGCGCGGTCAGCTGA
- a CDS encoding lantibiotic dehydratase — MTDRLPLGDTGWQVWADGVLRSTGFPADGLDRLSAPSCAAVADDLLDAIADKRWRGGSADAVAKAEAAYAESYAAADLTGSAELARVAADSLLREAITWQNRDFIGWLDTVRDGDPADRGRRRRHRERILIRYWQRYCGKNETVGFFGPVCWVRFDSDQSERVHVIPGPELVRHREVWLERWCVDAYARRLAGDPAIRRRLSPTIAPHVHLDGRQALLPARTAVALTAAEAAALGLADGTRTATKIAEELASLGLVRTGEDAYLLLDRLTERDLLDDGGRAPVEMGVEELIRPRFAGIPEALAGLDRLRSARDRVAEAAGDPDELDVALSALDEVVAAEIGGPARQHGGDTYAGRTPCHEETIRDVDVVFGPQMLADLAPALGIVLQAARWVTGALADAYRAALTEIADDPGMRLGDLMYLAQGLFWTGDDRPVDAVATEFARRWAALFEYADGDRRVDRDAAELASRAAELFAAERPGWSAGRTHSPDLQICAESPEAINRGEYLAVLGELHAARSTLESFVPWHAEPSRVWNQIAADGGADRLRPLYPTGWPRHTGRVSMSPGPYGRRLGFSPAPRPATGDVLPAMAVRLDRRDGVLEAVEPDGRRWPIVEVFSEWLAVHSVDAFKLPAGAAHQPRITVDRLVVARETWRTTAATTGLVDPVKDVDRFLAARRLRRQLDLPDRVFIKIGTEVKPCFADLTSPHSVAALASMMRSAAQQHGPDVRVTISEALPGTADAWLPDAQGRRYFTELRIQITDPKET; from the coding sequence ATGACCGACCGCCTTCCGCTGGGCGACACCGGCTGGCAGGTGTGGGCCGATGGCGTACTGCGATCGACCGGGTTCCCTGCCGACGGGCTCGACCGGCTGTCCGCGCCGTCCTGTGCGGCGGTCGCGGACGATCTCCTGGACGCGATCGCGGACAAGCGCTGGCGGGGCGGTTCCGCCGACGCCGTGGCGAAGGCAGAGGCTGCGTACGCCGAGAGCTACGCCGCAGCCGACCTGACTGGATCGGCCGAGCTGGCCCGTGTCGCCGCCGACTCGCTGCTTCGCGAGGCGATCACCTGGCAGAACCGTGATTTCATCGGCTGGTTGGACACAGTGCGCGACGGCGATCCGGCGGACCGCGGCCGACGCCGCCGGCATCGGGAACGCATCTTGATCCGCTACTGGCAGCGCTACTGCGGCAAGAACGAGACCGTCGGGTTCTTCGGCCCGGTCTGCTGGGTGCGGTTCGACTCCGACCAGTCCGAACGCGTCCACGTCATCCCCGGCCCGGAGCTGGTCCGGCACCGAGAGGTGTGGCTCGAACGGTGGTGTGTCGACGCGTACGCCCGGCGGCTGGCCGGCGATCCGGCCATCCGTCGCCGGTTGAGCCCCACTATCGCGCCGCACGTGCACCTTGACGGTCGGCAGGCGCTCCTGCCCGCCCGGACCGCGGTCGCGTTGACGGCGGCGGAGGCGGCAGCGCTCGGGCTGGCCGACGGTACGCGTACCGCCACGAAGATCGCGGAGGAGCTGGCCTCGCTGGGCCTCGTGCGTACCGGGGAGGACGCGTACCTGCTGCTCGACCGGCTCACCGAACGCGACCTTCTCGACGACGGTGGCCGGGCCCCGGTCGAGATGGGGGTCGAGGAACTGATCAGACCAAGGTTCGCCGGAATCCCCGAAGCGCTGGCCGGACTGGACCGGCTGCGGTCGGCTCGCGACCGAGTGGCCGAAGCCGCTGGAGATCCCGATGAGCTGGACGTCGCACTGTCTGCTTTGGACGAGGTGGTCGCCGCCGAGATCGGCGGACCGGCTCGGCAGCACGGCGGCGACACGTACGCCGGACGTACGCCGTGCCACGAGGAGACCATCCGCGACGTCGACGTCGTCTTCGGGCCGCAGATGCTGGCCGACCTCGCCCCGGCGCTCGGCATCGTCCTGCAAGCCGCCCGCTGGGTCACCGGCGCGCTCGCCGACGCCTACCGGGCCGCGTTGACGGAGATCGCCGACGATCCCGGGATGCGGCTGGGCGACCTGATGTACCTCGCCCAGGGCCTGTTCTGGACCGGCGACGATCGCCCTGTCGACGCCGTGGCCACCGAGTTCGCTCGGCGCTGGGCAGCGCTGTTCGAGTACGCCGACGGCGACCGCCGCGTCGACCGCGACGCCGCCGAGCTGGCCAGCCGGGCGGCCGAGCTGTTCGCGGCCGAGCGTCCCGGGTGGAGCGCCGGGCGTACGCACAGCCCCGACCTGCAGATCTGCGCCGAATCCCCGGAGGCCATCAACCGCGGGGAGTACCTGGCGGTGCTGGGCGAGCTGCACGCCGCCCGATCGACGCTGGAGTCGTTCGTCCCATGGCACGCCGAACCTAGTCGGGTGTGGAACCAGATCGCGGCCGACGGCGGCGCCGACCGGCTGCGCCCGCTCTACCCGACGGGCTGGCCGCGCCACACCGGGCGCGTGTCGATGTCGCCCGGCCCGTACGGACGCCGGCTCGGGTTCTCGCCGGCGCCCCGGCCCGCCACCGGCGACGTGCTGCCCGCGATGGCCGTCCGCCTGGACCGGCGGGACGGCGTACTGGAGGCCGTCGAGCCGGACGGGCGGCGGTGGCCGATCGTCGAGGTCTTCTCCGAATGGCTCGCCGTCCACTCGGTCGACGCGTTCAAACTGCCCGCCGGGGCTGCCCACCAGCCGCGGATCACCGTCGACCGGTTGGTGGTGGCTCGGGAGACCTGGCGGACGACGGCCGCAACCACGGGACTGGTCGACCCGGTGAAGGATGTAGACAGGTTCCTCGCCGCCCGGCGACTGCGTCGGCAGCTCGACCTCCCCGACCGGGTTTTCATCAAGATCGGCACTGAGGTCAAGCCCTGCTTCGCGGACCTGACCTCGCCACACTCCGTCGCGGCACTGGCGTCGATGATGCGTTCGGCCGCGCAACAACACGGCCCCGACGTCCGCGTCACCATCAGTGAAGCCCTCCCGGGCACCGCCGACGCCTGGTTGCCCGACGCCCAGGGCCGCCGCTACTTCACCGAGCTGCGCATCCAGATCACGGACCCGAAAGAGACCTGA
- a CDS encoding SGNH/GDSL hydrolase family protein yields the protein MTVRAAAAVLMVVGVLVAGVLVAGCGGTPSGTAAPGDTSAATGTPSAEQTVGISATAAPTAASPKSPTPKATVTRSGRKIKVMVLGDSISAGAKDEVMNGYRLDLLKKLPAYAIDYVGSYERGDSRLADKDMQAEGGACIHATPCNSTSMYEQTAGWINAAQPEVVIMQGGGNDYCCGRNDQPDSVVIQAMTDWINLVFKTKPGVYIVVIGMTDYHDGYKNWIPTYVKSQAKAGKRISFVSYDGISTYDTVHPNIAGYQQLAGRIAPVVKPIFDKLLG from the coding sequence GTGACGGTGAGAGCAGCGGCGGCGGTGCTGATGGTCGTGGGCGTCCTGGTCGCGGGCGTGCTGGTTGCGGGGTGCGGCGGGACGCCTTCCGGCACCGCCGCGCCTGGTGACACGAGCGCGGCGACCGGTACGCCTTCCGCCGAGCAGACGGTGGGGATCTCGGCCACCGCCGCGCCGACAGCCGCCTCGCCGAAGAGCCCGACGCCGAAGGCGACGGTGACCCGGTCCGGGCGGAAGATCAAGGTCATGGTGCTCGGCGACTCGATCTCGGCCGGGGCCAAGGACGAGGTGATGAACGGGTACCGCCTCGACCTGCTGAAGAAGCTCCCGGCGTACGCGATCGACTATGTGGGCTCGTATGAGCGCGGGGACAGCCGGCTGGCCGACAAGGACATGCAAGCCGAAGGCGGCGCCTGCATCCACGCGACGCCCTGCAACAGCACCAGCATGTATGAACAGACGGCAGGGTGGATCAACGCCGCCCAGCCGGAGGTCGTGATCATGCAGGGCGGTGGCAACGACTATTGCTGCGGGCGCAACGACCAGCCCGACTCGGTGGTGATCCAGGCGATGACCGACTGGATCAACCTCGTCTTCAAGACCAAGCCGGGCGTGTACATCGTGGTCATCGGCATGACCGACTACCACGACGGCTACAAGAACTGGATCCCCACCTACGTCAAGAGCCAGGCGAAGGCGGGCAAGCGCATCTCGTTCGTGTCCTACGACGGGATCTCGACCTACGACACGGTCCATCCGAACATCGCCGGATATCAGCAGCTCGCAGGCCGGATCGCGCCCGTCGTGAAACCGATCTTCGATAAGCTCCTCGGCTAG